The genomic DNA TTTTGTGAGTCGTGTGTGTTCAGTATTGTCCTTTTTCTCTCACTGGAAATTCTTCACTTGGTCCTAAATCAAATCTAGAAACATTTAACTTGCGTAGATATTGACATCATGTTATGTTTTTAGTATTTTGCTAAACAATGCGTCCAAAATAAATCCACGGTTTTAAAAATCAAACTACAGATATGTACTATGGACAGTACATAGTTATGGACCTTTGGAATTCCCGTTTTTGTGCAAAAATGTTTAACTGCACACTGAATCTTTCAGATATCTtcatatgagaaaaaaaagaagtgcagtttcaacagtacatctcagtttttctgctggagtaaagaaaaaaatatactaacatgaagaaataaatgtgtaaaattactgaAAAGGTTCTGGCAGATTATTGCAAAGACTGTCCTGCAATAATAAAGCaaagtcattttattttttagttttgttgtttttgtttgtttgttttttattgtggaCCCACTGTAAAAATCCTCTCAATTTCTATCAATTAATTGTTTTTCTATAACTTAATTACTTTAGTGCAGTCTAAATGGCCATGGGGGAGGTCTCTATCAGTAGTTAAAGCTGTAAAGCCTACAAGAATACAGTGAGAAGTCCAAAATCAATGctctccttcacattttccagtgGGGCCGGATTGGAGTCTTTGGCGTGCCAATTCTGGCCCCCAGGCCTtctgtttgacacccctggccAAACACAGGTTGCAGTGGTTTCTctgaatttttttctgtttgaataAGGAAAACTATTTTGCTGACCAAGTCATCATAAAATTCAGCAGCAATTTAAACTAAAGGTCATCTTGTTATGGAATAGCAACCAGCGGCGACACCAATCATTTTTCATATCATGGGCATGATATCATAGTATATTTACCCTAGATAAAGAAATATGGGTGCTTTCAAACACGTTACCACGGACGGGCAGACACACACGGCACCCAAACTTTTCTCTGTGGTTGCTGTTGCTAAAGCAGATGACTCAACAGTTTGTTGCAGTTACACACAGACGCAACTCTGCATGTTGAAAACATTACATGCTTTAGACCCAATAAAGTTAAATAATATTTCAATATActaaaacttttatttaaattagaaATTAAAAAAGGGACAAGAGCGTTAAGTAAGAAGCTCGATGGCTCCCACGTGATATATTTCTGGGATTTACTCTAGCGTGGGAGTGTATAGGCAACCAACCAGATGTGTGGGATTTATTACTCCAGTTCATGCTATCACGCTACTGAGATAAGTTCATGGAGATAAGATGCAAAgagcagaatttaaaaaaaattcttatcactttcctttaaaatgataaGCCAATATGAGGCTTTACAAACAATATATTAGGAACCAAAAAACTCATGATTAGTAGTAACTGCTACAAAAAAACGTTCATATAAAGCAGAAAACATGTGGTTTATGCAAAGGCAGGAAAAGATGCAATGGTCAGCACTATTTTATCTAGTCAGTGGGTTGTTGGCTTTTTCAGGCGGGAGGTCCAGAGAGGATGTGAAAATCTGTCGTTCTTTTTACAGCTCGAGTCCAGATCTGCATGGATTTCAGAGAGCAATCGAAATATGAAAGCCACAGAATAACAAGTGAGGTTTGTGATTGTGTTTGGAGCGGTAAGGTGAAAATAGACTGGGAGGATTATTTTTAGCTTTGGTTCCAGTTATTCTGACATTAATTTCGCTGATTGTTTTCCAGGCAGGCTATTTGAGGATCTGAAGGAAGGGAAAGCCCAAACGAAAGCCTGTGTGTCTCAggccacgcacacacacacagagctcggTTTAGTAAATGCTCGGCTTGCTTGTATCGTTTGGGTGGAATACAGCTCAAAACCTTTCAGCACATGAGAATGAATGCCTTTCCATCCATTCACACACGACTGTGTAGCAACCCTGAAGATGTCATCTTTGAAACAAAGCGTTAACAGGACAAAAGCTAAGAAAAGAATGAGCAGTGACAGGATCGAGAGGCCCCACAGATGTTCCAGTAGATCTGCTTAATCATCTATTAACTCAATGAGCTCAGTATGTcccacttttttaaaaagctcgGTCTATTGATCGCAAAGCAGCATGTGCTCCTGTTTAACTGACCTTTATCCCTTTcgagataaaaaaaacaaactataaaGCACTTATTACAGCCAGTTGTGTCATTTCTTGGAATAATTAAACTATAAATACTTCAGAAGAGCTTACTACAGATGTCAATTTGCTCACTTTTTACCACAGGCTctgttaatatttctttttcaccCTAAACCTTGAGCTGTAATTATTAATTCAGGGTTTTTTTAAGCttcttttaagttatttttcaaGTTATGTTTCTTATTTCGATCATCATGCTTGGCTCTGTGTCTCTCACGTCCCCATTAAATCttttagtaaaagaaaaaaactcatcTCAGCAGCATTTTATTGCCAAATATTACAGGCAGAAACCTGATGATTTGACTCCTCttcactcattcacacactgaacaaaaaaaaaaattcaatttaaaaaatggaaaatgtttgtttttctatcaGGACATTAtccattttttaacagattatatatatatatatatatatatatatatatatacatatatatatatatatacacacacacacactttccttgtCAAAGCAAACTGGATTTTATATTAAGTTTATCCCTTATGTTGTTTAACAAGATGACACTAAACACAGCGCCAAGGTCATTAAGGAGAGCTCAACACTATCTCTTCTTTACAGCCTGATTTCTCTGGCACGCCTTGACCTGACTAACCTGAAGTGGCTGATAGTGTTGTAACAACTCcttctgccaaaaaaaaaagaagttttgctgcattttaaaatgtaaataaaaaacataatcCACTGACCTCCAGATCATTAAGTTAATGGACAACATATGACTAAACAGTAGTTTTCCATAGTTTTCACTTACAGTGAATAGTGATTACATTACTTGTGTGGTTATTCAATCACTTCAAACGCtttttgtgatattttgatGTTGAGACTGTCAACACCTTTGGCCtataaaagaaaagagatgatgtctttttttaatattatctttctatttcatcttttatcttttctAATGTAAATACACCTCTTTGACAAGCCCTGCTCCCTTTTCTTTCATCCTGACCGCTGTGAAGACAAGCCTAGACAAAAGCCTTCAGTCAGGCAGCCCCCGCACACTTGTGTGGTGCGGGTGCCAAAGGGCGGCCCTTGCTCAGTGCTAACAGAGTGACATCATCGTGGCTGAACCTTGTGAGCCTAAGGAGGGATTACGAGTGACTAGCTCCACTGACAAAACCCTTTGAATTTTACCCGTGAGCTATACGAGCCAAGGCTGATTTAGAaagcttttgttgttttttgggtttttttgtattatactTTGTTATTTGTACAACTTGCATAGTACATTATCAGTTTGACATTTTGTAGCAGGGGTATGTTTGCCCCCGTCTTGCATCAGTTCTTCTTTAAACAGGTGGCTGGGAACTGAGACACCCAGCTGCCATACTTTCCAAATGCCAAGTGTTTTCTCCTAGGATTtcaccttcttcttttttttcatttcataacTTGCCAACTGCCTTCGCTAGATGAGAGATCTGGACTTCAGGCAGGCTGGTTAAGTAGTTGCACTCTTTTACAGTGGAGGCAAGGTGTtacagtgtgtgtttaaagGCTCGTagacaatgaaaaatgtaagaaaacatACTTTTATTATCACAACTTTAAGTGCAGCAGTTCAGCATTTGGTATTTCCATATGAACTGAAATGTATAAGATATcaaccaaaatacaaaaaaaaagaaagaaactcacaAAATCAGACAATCCAGtgcaattaaatattaaatagtaCTAAATAATGATGTAACAAatcaaaaacaaggcaacacaAACAGTACCATAAATAgacttaaataaataactaatagAAAATGTTTACAGGCACAGGTATTTTTGCTCTTTAAACTAATGCATAACTctgattttaaatgtaattgctTCGTTAATACTCATTGAAAACCTtcgttttttgtgtttttgtgtatgtaacgcttaaaaaaaaaaagacaacacacTCCAGAAAATACACTTCTTTAAATTTTGAAGAAGTGGTTAGTTGCATTTTCTCCTCAGGCACAGTAACATTTACTGACAATAAAGTCAGTGAAAGTAGTCAGTGTCAATTTTCCCCTGCTGTCGTAGTGCATGAGGACCATGGGCTCGTAGGCTGCTGGCACGCAACAGGGGTGAGGTGTCCCTCCTTTGGTGATCTGGTGCAGCCGAGACTTGACCTGAGTGTGCATGCTTGCTGGCTTGTAGTTGTGGGGGCAGGTGCCGTCGCAAAAATGCATGGTGTATTCGACTGGGGCTACAACCCAGTCTGTCCAGCCGATGTCTTTGAAGGACACGGTGACTGACTTCCGGCAGCACCATCCTGGTTCATCACAGTCATCTTCCTTGTTGGAGCGAGGCTGCCTCGTCCTCTGCGCGGGGTTGGCTTGTGTGAGGTCTAATTCCAGAGAAAAGGTCGGCTTGAGGGGCCCTCTGTTAGCCACCCCTACATCCACAACCAGTGGCTTCCCATTAGTCTTGAACCACTTCTCTACCTCTGGGATGATGTCCAGGTACGCATCTTGAATGTTTGAGATATTAGTTTGGGCTAAAGAGTCAGTCCAGGCAGCCGGCCACACTGCTGGCTTTCCCCCATTGactttaattttaatctccTCCCTTGCTTCAGGCCTCACTGAAGTGAGTTTACCCAGAACCTGTCTGGAAATCTTCAGCTCTGCTCGAGCTACAGTCAAGTCATTCTGAATATTCGTATTCTTTTGGAAAACAGCTCTGTACCACCGCATGCTTGGACCTGACCGTGAACCCCTCCGAAGCGCTTTTACTGgtgaaactaaagaaaaacacacaaaaaattaaaaaacaaagttgtTAACATCTTTAGATTATTAGCATTGTGTCATAGAATAATTGGGAAGGGGGAAATAAAAGAGTATTGAAGAAATTCTTTATGAAACTCTCTTGTAATTGGTTGTTATTGATAACACTAATAAAGTATCCTCAAAGTATAGCATTGTGTACAAGGTGTGCCTGTCACGCTCATGATTTCTAAAAGCTTGCAGGaatgtgtttgcttttttacaCCACTGTTTCATGGCTATAGATTCTATTTTAAGCTACATCAGCCTTTATCAGGAATGTGAACTATTAGGAAAGATATTATTCGTAGTATTCGTAACCACATCACTATAGCAGGTTTTGCAAGTGCACAGTGTTAAACCTATACTATAATAAAGCCTCGTTGTCTTCTTCTTGTAATCAAACTTTCTAACCTGGCTTTTCACATCACTATTACAGCGGCTAAATAAGGCTCAAGTGGGCAGCCCCGTCTAACAGAGTTCTCATCTGTACCTGGAAAGAGCACAGTGGACATGGTGGATTGTGAGTTTTTCCCCATTGGCTGGCTGGAATTTCCTCTTATCTCCCTTATTTTTCTCCTGTAGAGCTGATACATCTTCCTGAGCTCCTTTTTCGAGGCCTTTTGGGTCAGTCTGGGCTCCACGTCCATACCCAAAGAGCTGAGGATCCCTGTCTTCACAGCCTCCAGAAGCAGAACTGCCTGGCTGTCCATGCTCTCCATATCAGGTGTGTTTTCGTGGGCCTTGTGAAGCTGGCCTTCCCCTGAGGTGGAGGCGAGGAGCAGCAGCGTGCAGGTGACGAGTGGGAGAATCGTGTGGGAGATGCGCATGGTGAGCCAGCTGGGTAGGTCTGATTTGtgagagcagcagcagtcaATGGATAAGGTTTGCCTATGCTATGAACTAAATTCCTGGCATGCCTTCATTTATAGTGCTCCTGTGTTGCCACACCCCTGTTTGGTCAGGTGAGCCTGTGATGGGCTCATCCAGAGCCATATGTCATAATATGGTAGCATTTTGTGTTATGTGATAACAAGATGTCAACTATAACATCAGAAATGTAAGAAAGAAAATTTTTAATCGTTTgcacgtttttttgttttatcaacACACAGAAGGAGGCGACAGCAGAAATGGGATGAAGAGATTTTGGGATAAGATTTGGTTACGTCCACCTCAGCATGATGAAGCATTTGAATTTCCAGTTATTCATTACTTTTCGCAAATAAATGATCCACACGGACCACTTCGAAGAAGTCCAACAGAGTTATGCATGTGATAGTTTAATGACCCTCACCAGTCTGTGTCTAAATGTTTCCAATGCAGCTGTGCCCAGTACAGTCAAAGGTCAAAAGCAAGTTCCAACTGATGAGAGATTCACCTAACATGTGTAAGCGGGCTGGCCATTTTCTGGCaaagataataaataaaataaacaaagggaGACAGTTTATTACGTCTATATCAAGGCTCTTAATGTCAAGCACCCTACAGAGTAAATGTCTCAAGGTTAGATAGAAGACAGATAAAAGAACAAAGAGGCAATCAATGTCAAAACAGGGAACTTTCTTAATCTGCCATGACAGCAATCATGTGGTCACACAATAGACCTAAGCTTAAATGGGTATTTTTAGCACGAAATGGATCTGCATATCTGATCTCAGCCTCTTCTGTCCCCTGCGCTGAACAAGAGAGCAAAAATGCTGCAGTTTCCATCACTGGTGATTGATAGGACAGACTAAAGAAGTAAACAAATACATCATGGAGCTCTGCCAAGACCTTATCAGCACGTATAATTCTCACTTCGGTCAGTAATAAGGGTCAGTGCACTGCCAAGCATTCTCCCCACCCTTATAATTGCGGAGATGTGTGCGAATCTCTAAACAGTGAGTCACCAAGGTGATGAAACAATCATGTGCTTTCCCAGGTGAGTTTTTGCCGGATGAAAGCGAGTGAAAGGTGTAAAGTGACTCACGCTGAACTGACACCCTGGTTTAATCTGTCATTAAATGTTTACAGTCTTCTCTGTCGGTCTTATTGTTAAGTGAGatagaaaaaaacccctctgACTCATTTTGTCAGCATGACAGAGGAGTTTCAGAGTACTGACAGTGAATTTCATCTCACACACTGCCCAGACCTGATGCAAAGTGTCATCAGACAAGACGAAaatgatgtaaaagtatgtgtGTCCTTCTGTgtgatatatatacacacacatatgtgtctGATGGCACGTTGCATCACGTCTGGGCATCAGGTTCGAGCTGTGAGTGCATATGATGAAATTCACTCTCAGTACGATATATAGCTGTTTTATAtagctacatatatatatagatacataaaatgtatttttatatgttttacaAACCCTCCAGGCACAGAAAAGTTCAATTCAGCAGTCATTTCGACTGAACTGCAGCCATGTcatacatgtttttgtttgaaaaagttTTCACAAACAACGTGACAGTGgatcatagatagatagatagatagatagatagatagatagatagatagatagatagatagatagatagatagatagatagatagatagatagatagatagatagatagatagattttaatttaaaaaataaataaatcatgttaATATTTCATTAACAAGATTTATGACATTAATAATCATATCTGTAACTGAAACCATTCCCATAAGAAAACGAGAAGTTTTCAACTTCAGACAGCTTGCATATTGACTTACTGCACCGTGGCGCCCCCTCGTGATCGTAAAGCTACACTACAGAATTTAATTAGCTAAGTGAGGCTGGATTTGGTCAGGAGAAGGAAGTAATTGTTAGCATAAACCTGAACCCAAGGTTGAGCCAGACCAGTAATACAGAAATACTTTTTGTTCcagatgtgttttattttctttatctaACATGTTTGGGATTTCATCTCTAAACTGAGAAGCAACTTCCAAACTTCACAATTGTACGGGAAGTTTTATCTCTTCCTCTTTACCTTTC from Pelmatolapia mariae isolate MD_Pm_ZW linkage group LG18, Pm_UMD_F_2, whole genome shotgun sequence includes the following:
- the LOC134617274 gene encoding growth/differentiation factor 8 — protein: MRISHTILPLVTCTLLLLASTSGEGQLHKAHENTPDMESMDSQAVLLLEAVKTGILSSLGMDVEPRLTQKASKKELRKMYQLYRRKIREIRGNSSQPMGKNSQSTMSTVLFPVSPVKALRRGSRSGPSMRWYRAVFQKNTNIQNDLTVARAELKISRQVLGKLTSVRPEAREEIKIKVNGGKPAVWPAAWTDSLAQTNISNIQDAYLDIIPEVEKWFKTNGKPLVVDVGVANRGPLKPTFSLELDLTQANPAQRTRQPRSNKEDDCDEPGWCCRKSVTVSFKDIGWTDWVVAPVEYTMHFCDGTCPHNYKPASMHTQVKSRLHQITKGGTPHPCCVPAAYEPMVLMHYDSRGKLTLTTFTDFIVSKCYCA